From the genome of Isachenkonia alkalipeptolytica, one region includes:
- the hemL gene encoding glutamate-1-semialdehyde 2,1-aminomutase produces MNKSSAYFERSKGVMPGGVNSPARAFSSVDMDPPFIERGEGAYIYDEEGNKYLDFVGSWGPLILGHGDEDVVKGLEEVIKKGTSFGAPTKIEMEMAELMVDSLPNVEMVRMVNSGTEATMSALRLAKAFTGRSKIVKFEGNYHGHSDSLLIKAGSGALTHGVPDSLGVPEEIGRNTLTANYNDLDNLKAIFEANKEEIAAVIIEPVAGNMGVISMTEEFARGLRALTKEHGIILIYDEVMSGFRVSFQGAQSLYPGIAPDLICYGKIIGGGLPVGAFGGRKDIMSMLGPIGPVYQAGTLSGNPLAMRAGFETLNKLGKNPEFYKKLEAMAEKLEQGILQAGERHRIPVTVNRVGAMISLFFTDQSVRDFNGANAADQQRFKTYFKAMLEEGIYLPPSQFEALFLNVQMTEEDLNQAISAIDRVFSELP; encoded by the coding sequence ATGAATAAATCAAGTGCATATTTTGAGCGATCAAAGGGAGTCATGCCCGGGGGCGTAAACAGTCCCGCAAGGGCTTTTTCCAGCGTGGATATGGACCCGCCCTTTATAGAACGGGGAGAAGGAGCCTACATCTATGATGAGGAAGGCAATAAATACCTGGACTTTGTGGGATCCTGGGGGCCGCTTATTTTAGGCCATGGAGACGAAGACGTGGTAAAAGGTTTGGAGGAAGTTATAAAAAAAGGAACCAGTTTCGGAGCCCCTACAAAAATTGAGATGGAAATGGCGGAGTTGATGGTGGATTCTCTGCCGAATGTGGAAATGGTCCGGATGGTAAATTCCGGCACCGAGGCCACCATGTCCGCCCTACGTTTAGCCAAAGCCTTCACCGGACGATCGAAAATTGTAAAATTTGAAGGAAACTATCATGGGCACTCCGACAGTCTACTTATTAAAGCCGGATCTGGAGCCTTAACCCACGGCGTTCCTGATAGTTTAGGGGTGCCCGAGGAAATCGGCCGAAACACATTAACTGCAAACTATAACGATTTAGACAATTTGAAAGCGATCTTTGAGGCGAATAAAGAGGAAATTGCAGCGGTAATAATTGAGCCCGTGGCGGGAAACATGGGTGTGATTTCTATGACGGAGGAATTTGCCCGGGGACTTCGAGCGCTAACAAAAGAACATGGAATTATCCTGATTTATGATGAAGTGATGAGCGGTTTTCGGGTTAGCTTCCAAGGAGCTCAGAGCCTTTATCCGGGTATTGCTCCGGATTTGATCTGTTACGGAAAAATCATCGGCGGCGGACTTCCTGTAGGGGCTTTTGGAGGTAGAAAAGACATTATGTCCATGCTCGGACCCATCGGTCCGGTGTATCAAGCGGGGACCCTTTCGGGGAATCCATTGGCCATGCGGGCGGGATTTGAGACCTTGAATAAACTGGGAAAAAATCCTGAGTTTTATAAAAAACTTGAGGCCATGGCAGAAAAGCTGGAACAGGGAATTCTTCAAGCTGGAGAGCGCCACCGCATTCCTGTAACGGTTAACCGGGTTGGGGCCATGATTTCTCTGTTTTTCACCGATCAATCGGTAAGGGACTTCAACGGTGCCAATGCTGCAGATCAACAACGTTTCAAAACCTACTTCAAAGCCATGCTGGAAGAAGGAATCTATCTTCCCCCATCTCAGTTTGAAGCTTTGTTTTTGAACGTACAAATGACTGAGGAGGATCTGAATCAAGCAATAAGTGCCATTGACCGGGTATTTTCCGAGCTTCCCTAA
- a CDS encoding sirohydrochlorin chelatase gives MKQFKRGEQQMKRGLFILAHGSRSPEAGKQLENVVANIEKNGGAKFQFVEYGAMELSKPSFPQGIENLANKGVEEIVIVPLFLFFGNHIKKDIPKILEDIKVKHPNVKFTLTSPIGEDPRIVDIVIEKGNQAL, from the coding sequence AAACAGTTTAAGAGAGGAGAACAACAAATGAAAAGAGGATTATTTATTTTAGCCCATGGAAGCCGCTCTCCTGAAGCGGGAAAACAGCTGGAAAATGTGGTGGCAAACATCGAAAAAAATGGAGGAGCAAAGTTTCAATTTGTTGAATACGGCGCCATGGAACTGTCCAAACCTTCTTTTCCCCAAGGCATAGAAAATTTGGCGAACAAAGGGGTCGAGGAAATTGTGATTGTTCCCCTGTTTTTATTTTTCGGGAATCATATCAAAAAAGACATCCCCAAAATCCTGGAGGATATTAAGGTAAAGCATCCGAATGTGAAATTCACCTTGACCAGCCCCATTGGAGAGGATCCGAGAATTGTGGACATCGTCATCGAAAAGGGAAATCAAGCACTGTAG
- the hemB gene encoding porphobilinogen synthase, protein MSADNFTRSRRLRRTSNIRKMVSETKVTAEDLIYPIFVTQGKGIKKEIPNMPGQFHYSVDQLGEAIEEVVSLGIPAVMVFGIPKTKDFNGSGADDADGIVQQGVREIKKKFPDLTVITDVCMCQYTTDGHCGLVVDGEVVNDPSLERLGSIAFSHAEAGADMVAPSDMMDGRVLRIRRELDQADYQNVAIMSYSVKYASSFYAPFRGAVNSAPSFGDRKTYQMDPRNRLEAKRQAAIDLDEGADILMVKPALAYLDIIREVKGDAPLAAYHVSGEYAMFKLAAKNGLIDETEGMVEILTSIKRAGADLILTYFAKDMAKHLHY, encoded by the coding sequence ATGTCAGCAGATAATTTTACACGGTCCAGACGACTTCGAAGGACCTCAAATATACGGAAAATGGTCTCCGAGACCAAGGTGACGGCAGAGGATTTGATCTATCCGATTTTTGTCACCCAAGGTAAGGGGATCAAAAAAGAAATCCCCAATATGCCCGGGCAGTTTCACTACAGTGTGGACCAGTTGGGTGAGGCCATTGAAGAGGTTGTTTCTTTAGGGATTCCTGCAGTAATGGTCTTTGGAATTCCAAAGACCAAGGACTTTAACGGTTCCGGAGCCGATGATGCCGATGGCATTGTACAGCAGGGGGTTCGGGAAATCAAGAAGAAGTTTCCCGACCTTACGGTGATTACCGATGTTTGTATGTGTCAATATACTACTGACGGTCACTGCGGTTTAGTGGTCGATGGGGAAGTGGTAAACGATCCTAGTTTAGAGCGTTTGGGAAGTATCGCTTTCAGTCATGCAGAGGCGGGAGCAGATATGGTGGCTCCCTCGGATATGATGGACGGGCGTGTGCTTCGGATTCGCCGTGAACTGGATCAGGCGGATTATCAAAATGTGGCGATCATGAGTTACAGTGTGAAATACGCCTCCAGCTTTTACGCTCCCTTTCGAGGGGCGGTAAATTCCGCTCCAAGCTTTGGAGACCGGAAAACCTATCAGATGGATCCGAGAAATCGCCTGGAGGCTAAGCGACAGGCGGCCATCGACTTAGATGAAGGCGCGGACATTTTAATGGTTAAGCCGGCCCTGGCCTATCTCGATATTATTCGAGAGGTAAAGGGAGACGCACCCCTTGCGGCCTATCATGTCAGCGGTGAATACGCCATGTTTAAGCTCGCTGCAAAAAACGGTTTGATTGATGAGACCGAAGGCATGGTGGAAATCCTCACAAGCATCAAACGGGCAGGGGCGGATTTGATTCTTACTTATTTTGCTAAGGATATGGCGAAACATCTTCACTACTGA
- the hemC gene encoding hydroxymethylbilane synthase gives MKRVINIGSRDSRLALIQSEIIIEALKASYPEYDYNIIKIKTKGDKILNKTLSKVGGKGLFVKEIQQALLSEKIDLAVHSMKDLPGETPKDLVIGAMPKREDPRDVLILRKEKRLQDIPKGGLIGSSSLRRQSQILKQRRDLSIKGIRGNVQTRLRKMEEEEMDGIILAAAGLNRLGLSFDNFAHLNTEDFIPAVGQGALGCEIRREDRELKNMLKTIEDIPTTLAVQGERSFLKALNGGCHAPIACYGKIQDSKLILRGMVGEASGDLHLVEAISGAMEEGVRLGKELAKVLEARGARELLQREEEKEHASDRM, from the coding sequence ATGAAACGAGTGATCAATATCGGATCCCGAGACAGCAGACTAGCATTGATTCAGAGTGAAATCATCATCGAGGCTTTAAAAGCCAGTTACCCCGAATATGATTACAATATAATAAAAATCAAAACCAAAGGGGATAAAATTTTGAATAAAACCCTAAGCAAAGTAGGAGGAAAGGGACTGTTTGTTAAGGAGATTCAGCAGGCTCTTTTATCGGAAAAAATTGATTTAGCGGTGCACAGCATGAAAGATCTTCCGGGGGAGACTCCAAAGGATTTGGTGATCGGTGCCATGCCAAAGAGAGAGGATCCAAGGGATGTTTTGATTCTCAGAAAAGAAAAGAGACTTCAAGACATTCCTAAAGGGGGATTGATCGGAAGCAGCAGTCTTAGAAGACAGTCTCAAATTCTAAAACAGCGCCGGGATCTCAGTATTAAAGGGATTCGTGGAAACGTGCAGACTCGACTTCGAAAAATGGAAGAGGAGGAAATGGACGGGATCATTCTTGCGGCGGCGGGACTGAATCGGTTAGGGTTAAGCTTTGATAATTTCGCACACCTGAACACAGAAGATTTTATCCCTGCGGTGGGACAGGGGGCCCTTGGCTGTGAGATTCGAAGAGAAGACCGGGAGCTGAAGAATATGTTAAAGACCATTGAAGACATTCCTACAACTTTGGCAGTACAAGGGGAGCGAAGTTTTTTAAAAGCTCTAAACGGAGGTTGTCATGCTCCTATCGCCTGTTATGGAAAGATTCAGGATAGTAAGCTTATCCTCCGGGGCATGGTGGGAGAAGCATCGGGAGACTTGCATCTGGTGGAAGCGATCAGCGGTGCCATGGAGGAAGGGGTCCGCTTAGGAAAAGAGCTTGCCAAAGTCTTAGAAGCTAGAGGCGCCAGGGAACTGTTGCAACGGGAGGAGGAGAAGGAGCATGCATCGGACCGAATGTAA
- a CDS encoding energy-coupling factor ABC transporter ATP-binding protein has protein sequence MEGISVSKMSYTYQGEQPALKNVSFNVTSGKKLAILGANGSGKSTLIQHFNGLILPQKGTVKIREDFVEKKNLKTLRQKVGIIFDQPDDQILASTVWEDVAFGPRNLRLAEEEVQHRVKKALKQMEIEELGEFSPYELSLGQKKKVAIAGVLAMKPEILVFDEPFSGLDPGSREGLKKALDTLHGRGHTLIFTTHNVDIAYQWADQLLILKEGQVLHSGGVEALENEDLLSKGNLELPGLVKLLQGTGIAGKDSAEINRTLKEALGIEK, from the coding sequence ATGGAGGGAATTAGCGTATCAAAAATGTCATACACCTATCAAGGAGAACAACCAGCCTTAAAAAATGTGAGTTTTAACGTAACTTCAGGAAAAAAGCTTGCAATCCTTGGGGCTAATGGCAGCGGTAAGTCTACACTGATTCAACACTTTAACGGATTGATTCTGCCCCAAAAAGGCACTGTTAAAATCCGAGAGGACTTTGTGGAGAAAAAAAATTTAAAAACCCTCAGGCAAAAGGTGGGGATCATCTTTGATCAGCCCGATGATCAAATTCTTGCCTCCACGGTTTGGGAAGACGTCGCCTTTGGCCCGAGAAACTTAAGGCTTGCTGAAGAGGAAGTTCAACACCGGGTAAAAAAGGCTCTGAAGCAAATGGAAATTGAAGAACTGGGGGAGTTTTCTCCCTATGAGCTGAGTCTTGGACAAAAGAAAAAGGTGGCCATCGCCGGTGTGCTGGCCATGAAGCCGGAGATATTGGTGTTTGATGAACCTTTTTCCGGATTGGATCCCGGTTCCCGGGAGGGACTGAAAAAAGCTCTGGATACTTTGCATGGAAGGGGGCATACCTTAATATTCACCACCCACAATGTGGACATCGCCTACCAGTGGGCGGATCAGTTGTTGATTTTAAAAGAAGGTCAGGTTCTTCACAGCGGAGGGGTTGAAGCTCTGGAAAATGAAGATCTGTTATCAAAGGGAAATCTTGAACTTCCAGGCTTAGTAAAACTTTTACAGGGCACCGGAATTGCCGGGAAAGATTCAGCGGAAATCAATAGAACATTAAAGGAGGCGTTAGGCATTGAAAAGTAA
- the hemA gene encoding glutamyl-tRNA reductase has protein sequence MKIISFSINHKKAKIDFREKVSFTKSGLIKALEILREGSGFEEGVILSTCNRTELIAVVEDLTNAETRCRKFFSDFFHLKHGEILGQYDFKEETDAINYLYEVAAGLDSIVLGEDQILGQVKEAYTKAQEIGASGKVLNKLFLGAITTAKEIRTTTRISQNPLSISSIAIQKGKEVLGSLKDKTVLVVGYGKMSRLAMNHLVEEGVVKIYLCNRRAERIEEIKDPKIHKISYQDKYRILQEEEIHLVISATGAPHMIFERENFEGLHKRFLMENRSLAMIDIALPRDVDPSIGELQGIHLYTVDDLKVIATGNLKGRESLVEEIKECIEKAVSDYECWQRCIPVHPKIAKIKNQSSTLVDRELEDLFRKLEHLEGKDQKLIEKKVKSIVGKILKTPILEMKKAGEKGESDEAVKFAHRYLGVKE, from the coding sequence ATGAAGATTATATCCTTTAGTATCAATCATAAAAAAGCGAAGATCGATTTTCGGGAAAAGGTATCCTTTACGAAGTCGGGACTGATAAAGGCATTGGAAATCCTTCGTGAGGGATCGGGTTTTGAAGAAGGGGTTATTTTATCCACCTGTAACCGTACAGAGCTCATTGCAGTAGTGGAAGATCTCACCAATGCGGAAACCCGGTGCCGAAAGTTCTTTTCCGATTTTTTTCATCTGAAGCATGGAGAAATCCTGGGGCAGTACGATTTCAAAGAGGAGACCGATGCCATCAATTATCTTTACGAAGTGGCAGCGGGGCTGGACTCTATTGTTCTTGGAGAGGATCAAATCCTGGGTCAAGTTAAAGAGGCCTACACCAAAGCCCAGGAAATCGGTGCCAGCGGTAAAGTGCTAAATAAGCTGTTTCTTGGAGCAATCACCACGGCGAAGGAGATTCGAACCACCACCCGTATTTCACAAAACCCTCTATCCATCAGTAGTATCGCTATTCAAAAAGGGAAAGAGGTTTTAGGAAGCTTAAAGGATAAAACCGTTTTGGTGGTGGGCTATGGAAAAATGAGCCGTCTGGCCATGAATCATCTCGTGGAAGAAGGGGTTGTAAAAATCTACCTATGCAACAGGCGGGCGGAGAGGATCGAAGAGATAAAAGACCCTAAAATACACAAAATCTCCTATCAGGATAAGTACCGGATTTTACAGGAGGAAGAAATCCATCTGGTCATCAGCGCCACGGGAGCTCCCCATATGATCTTTGAACGGGAAAACTTCGAAGGGCTGCATAAGCGATTTTTAATGGAAAATCGATCCTTGGCAATGATTGATATTGCCCTGCCTCGGGATGTGGATCCAAGCATTGGGGAGCTACAAGGCATTCATCTTTACACCGTGGACGATTTAAAAGTAATTGCAACGGGAAATCTGAAGGGGCGAGAGTCTCTAGTAGAGGAAATCAAAGAGTGTATTGAAAAAGCTGTGTCGGATTATGAATGTTGGCAGCGGTGTATTCCCGTCCATCCCAAAATCGCAAAAATCAAGAACCAAAGCAGTACCTTGGTGGACCGGGAACTGGAGGATCTTTTTCGAAAGTTGGAACACTTAGAGGGTAAGGACCAAAAGCTGATTGAAAAGAAAGTAAAAAGCATCGTGGGTAAAATCCTCAAAACCCCCATATTGGAAATGAAAAAGGCCGGAGAAAAGGGAGAGTCCGATGAGGCCGTAAAATTTGCCCATCGTTATCTTGGAGTTAAAGAATAA
- a CDS encoding precorrin-2 dehydrogenase/sirohydrochlorin ferrochelatase family protein, giving the protein MAYPIVLKHRNQKVLIIGGGAVALRKARRLRRESFEIIVVALKFSRKAQAFFKQNGIVFVKRGLTEEDFPGVDLVFNTSGNEKVRGMIHRARKHHKFWLNDGCFPGDSDFHVPASYNQGDLMLSVYTHGKSPALGNRFHEYFEDCFGRDWQAVLEILGRERKRLLAEEPSEERRKELLRRMVEEIPEAMFEPGDLLPEEKERILENIQKAWKKDDGNGEKI; this is encoded by the coding sequence ATGGCTTATCCCATCGTACTAAAACATAGGAATCAAAAAGTCCTGATCATCGGAGGTGGGGCGGTAGCCCTCAGAAAAGCGAGAAGACTAAGGCGTGAAAGTTTTGAAATCATAGTCGTTGCTCTAAAATTCAGCAGGAAAGCCCAGGCGTTTTTTAAACAGAATGGAATTGTCTTTGTGAAAAGAGGATTGACAGAAGAGGATTTTCCAGGTGTGGACCTGGTGTTTAATACTTCAGGGAATGAAAAGGTTCGTGGGATGATTCATCGAGCCAGAAAGCATCATAAATTCTGGCTAAACGACGGATGTTTTCCGGGGGATTCGGATTTTCATGTTCCCGCCAGCTACAACCAGGGAGATTTGATGTTAAGCGTATATACCCATGGGAAGAGTCCGGCTCTTGGGAATCGCTTCCATGAGTACTTTGAGGATTGTTTTGGTAGGGATTGGCAGGCGGTTCTTGAAATTCTTGGAAGAGAACGAAAAAGGCTGTTGGCGGAAGAACCTTCAGAGGAGCGGCGAAAAGAGCTTTTACGGCGAATGGTGGAAGAAATTCCTGAGGCAATGTTTGAACCTGGGGATCTCTTGCCCGAGGAGAAAGAAAGAATTTTGGAAAACATACAAAAGGCCTGGAAAAAAGATGATGGGAATGGCGAAAAAATATAG
- the cobA gene encoding uroporphyrinogen-III C-methyltransferase has product MHRTECKQGNQTENKPGKVYLVGAGPGDEELITLKGVRAIEEADVILYDRLSSPGLLRYQKSGTELIDVGKKPDHHKVPQEEINKILIDKALEGKIVTRIKGGDPFVFGRGGEEALSLEREGILYEVVPGITSAIAVPAYGGIPVTQRNISTSFHVITGHENPEKEEAMVDYSLLAKLQGTLIFLMGIKALPNITKKLLNEGMKPNTKAAVIHRGTTAKEKKAVGTLETIVEEVKKKKIISPGIIVVGEVAGFSDQMDWRRFMPLKNKRILLTRSRKQASTLRKQLMSLGAEVVEYPSIKIVEEKEPGKLSHHILQLKESGAANLFFSSPNGVEAFFDGLKVIKKDIRNLKDMKITAIGESTKKALENRGVMDVEIPESYTLEGALEMFAAKLQNGDILYHVRGSLGRDLLEKELSKKGIQVIEKDFYSTERPKDSGDLKEILSRGIDAITFTSSSTVQFFLESLSDEVIDSVQKSKIFAIGPVTAETAKSFGLTVDTIASPHTIKGLVDAMVKDVKEE; this is encoded by the coding sequence ATGCATCGGACCGAATGTAAACAGGGAAATCAGACAGAAAATAAACCGGGGAAAGTATACTTAGTGGGGGCGGGCCCCGGCGATGAAGAGCTGATCACCTTAAAGGGTGTAAGGGCCATTGAAGAAGCCGACGTAATTCTTTATGACCGCTTAAGCAGTCCCGGACTATTACGTTACCAAAAGTCGGGGACGGAACTGATTGATGTGGGAAAGAAGCCGGACCATCATAAGGTGCCCCAAGAGGAAATCAATAAGATTTTAATAGATAAAGCTCTGGAAGGCAAAATCGTCACCCGAATTAAAGGAGGGGATCCCTTCGTTTTCGGACGGGGAGGGGAAGAGGCTCTAAGTCTTGAACGAGAAGGAATTCTGTACGAAGTGGTACCGGGAATCACCTCGGCGATTGCGGTTCCCGCCTACGGCGGTATCCCGGTGACTCAACGAAATATCAGCACCTCCTTTCATGTGATTACCGGCCATGAAAACCCGGAAAAGGAAGAGGCTATGGTGGACTATAGCCTCTTGGCAAAGCTACAAGGGACCCTGATATTTTTAATGGGCATCAAAGCCCTTCCGAATATTACAAAGAAGTTGCTCAACGAGGGGATGAAGCCTAACACCAAGGCGGCGGTGATTCATCGAGGTACCACGGCGAAGGAGAAAAAAGCGGTGGGAACTTTGGAGACCATCGTAGAGGAAGTGAAAAAAAAGAAAATCATCTCCCCTGGCATTATCGTCGTCGGGGAAGTGGCGGGATTTTCAGACCAAATGGACTGGCGGCGCTTCATGCCCTTGAAAAATAAACGGATTTTATTAACCAGGAGTCGAAAGCAAGCAAGTACCCTTCGAAAACAGCTGATGTCCCTAGGGGCCGAAGTTGTGGAGTACCCAAGCATTAAAATCGTAGAAGAGAAGGAGCCGGGGAAACTGTCACACCATATTCTTCAGCTTAAAGAAAGTGGCGCCGCTAATCTGTTTTTCTCCAGTCCCAATGGGGTTGAGGCCTTCTTTGATGGATTGAAGGTTATCAAAAAGGATATAAGAAATCTGAAGGATATGAAAATTACAGCCATTGGGGAGAGTACGAAAAAAGCCCTGGAAAATCGAGGGGTCATGGATGTGGAGATCCCTGAGAGTTATACCTTGGAAGGGGCCCTAGAGATGTTCGCGGCAAAACTTCAAAACGGTGACATCCTCTATCATGTACGGGGAAGCTTAGGGAGAGATTTACTGGAAAAGGAGCTTTCCAAGAAAGGGATTCAAGTTATTGAGAAGGATTTTTACAGTACAGAGAGACCTAAAGACAGCGGAGATTTGAAAGAGATCTTATCCCGAGGGATTGACGCCATTACCTTTACAAGCTCTTCCACGGTTCAGTTTTTCCTGGAGTCACTGTCCGATGAGGTCATTGATAGTGTTCAGAAAAGCAAAATATTTGCCATCGGACCGGTAACCGCCGAAACGGCAAAGTCCTTTGGTCTTACGGTGGACACCATAGCCAGTCCTCATACCATCAAAGGGTTAGTGGACGCCATGGTTAAGGATGTAAAGGAAGAGTAA
- a CDS encoding energy-coupling factor transporter transmembrane component T family protein, translating to MRRPKVYSWISKLEIRCKIISIMAAAFLLITLEEPIVLGIVLVGLWILARQMGLPWKFLIRKLGLPLPFLLFMSIPLMLGEGFPVSADRLIFAYQLITKGLGVFMLLIILTYTQEEVQLVEGIRQLPIPKTLSAVLLLSFRYIHVWTATLKKTYRSSVSRGFEKSWHPSTLKVYGEIMGAMILRSMDQSQRVHRTMVSRGFSRDLPKGPPKALGIREGLWVFSLMIGFILLKALEMML from the coding sequence ATGAGAAGACCGAAAGTCTATTCATGGATTTCGAAACTGGAAATTCGGTGTAAAATAATTTCCATTATGGCCGCGGCTTTTTTACTGATTACCCTGGAAGAGCCTATAGTTCTAGGCATTGTACTTGTGGGGCTTTGGATTCTTGCTCGGCAGATGGGTCTTCCCTGGAAGTTTCTGATCAGAAAATTGGGGCTTCCCCTGCCCTTTCTTCTTTTTATGTCAATACCCCTGATGTTGGGAGAGGGTTTTCCCGTATCCGCTGATCGTTTGATATTCGCCTATCAGTTGATAACAAAGGGACTTGGCGTTTTTATGCTTCTGATAATCCTTACTTATACCCAGGAAGAGGTTCAATTGGTGGAGGGTATTCGTCAGCTACCGATCCCGAAAACCCTAAGCGCGGTACTGCTGCTGTCCTTTCGTTACATCCATGTATGGACGGCTACCTTAAAAAAGACCTATCGATCCTCGGTGTCCCGGGGCTTTGAAAAAAGTTGGCATCCGAGCACACTCAAGGTATATGGGGAAATAATGGGAGCCATGATTCTTCGAAGCATGGATCAGTCCCAACGGGTGCACCGGACCATGGTTTCCCGGGGATTTAGCCGGGATCTTCCCAAGGGACCTCCTAAAGCATTAGGCATAAGGGAGGGACTTTGGGTGTTTAGCTTGATGATTGGATTTATCTTACTTAAAGCACTGGAAATGATGCTTTAA
- a CDS encoding CbiM family transporter: MISMHLADGVLSTEMAVATSVGAAGMLAYSLYKTKEEEIPKISLMSAVFFTFAMLSLPLGPSSVHPLLPALIGTILGRRAPIAVFIGLFIQAAVFQHGGITTLGVNTLLVGVPALVCWQVFSRVYHREKSPYVLSGLLGGLGVTLTVVLLVGVLLATDIRYSQGMISNIQLIILSHIPLIFLEGGITAFAVGFIHKSRKTVLEGAKG; encoded by the coding sequence GTGATTTCTATGCATTTAGCCGATGGGGTACTGAGTACGGAAATGGCGGTGGCAACCTCAGTGGGAGCGGCAGGGATGCTCGCTTACAGCCTATATAAAACCAAGGAGGAAGAAATTCCGAAAATCAGTTTAATGAGCGCCGTGTTTTTTACCTTTGCCATGCTCAGTCTTCCCTTAGGGCCTAGCAGTGTACATCCCCTGCTACCGGCACTGATCGGAACGATTTTAGGAAGGCGGGCACCCATTGCGGTATTTATCGGACTATTTATACAGGCCGCGGTTTTTCAACATGGAGGCATTACCACCTTGGGGGTAAACACCTTATTGGTGGGAGTTCCAGCACTGGTTTGTTGGCAGGTATTTTCAAGGGTTTATCATCGGGAAAAGTCTCCCTACGTACTGTCGGGTCTCCTTGGTGGTTTAGGGGTAACCCTTACGGTGGTTCTCTTGGTTGGGGTTTTATTGGCAACGGATATCCGCTACAGCCAGGGAATGATCTCGAATATCCAGCTTATTATTTTATCCCACATCCCATTAATTTTTCTAGAGGGAGGGATTACGGCCTTTGCTGTGGGATTTATTCATAAGAGTAGAAAAACGGTGTTGGAGGGCGCAAAAGGATGA